From Anaerohalosphaera lusitana, one genomic window encodes:
- a CDS encoding ABC transporter permease encodes MKHLSVVLCRRYLSKKKIVLLSVASVAMSCALLVVVASLFTGFIASFESTVSDHVGDVVISGRRGVLIEQYDRLIAELDELDEVESSTAVLSGKGGLLFLGPGNVRAVQLYGIEMPRRSKVTPFGDMLVRQKGSDSASFTPEWVKGGTGGFLGIGVISSPDEKTDEYDMAEVQDFIGRKVVLTTGDGQSTKTQLVKFTVADVVFSGFHWADKDFVYLPMERVLDEFYPDSGKVADMVQIKVAEGYDPAATVAQVRSVWERFADQELGWSLPRIAAVQVQTARQNWARLISEYQKQLGMLMVIFGVVSGGVVLLIACIFYMIVITKRRDIAVVKSCGMGGFSVAGLFLFFGSIVGVVGSGIGIAAGYVITKNINSIEAAISSTFGLKLWQSSTYMFSTIPDDMNWSAAGWVVIASVIASMIGAIIPAIRAATLRPVKILRYE; translated from the coding sequence ATGAAACATCTGAGCGTGGTACTTTGCCGCAGATATCTGAGCAAGAAGAAGATCGTTCTGTTGAGCGTTGCTTCGGTGGCGATGTCATGTGCGCTGCTTGTGGTCGTGGCGAGCCTGTTCACGGGTTTTATCGCCTCATTCGAGAGCACTGTCAGTGACCACGTCGGCGACGTCGTTATAAGCGGCAGGCGCGGAGTGCTGATAGAGCAGTACGACAGGCTGATAGCCGAGCTGGATGAGCTTGACGAGGTCGAGAGTTCGACGGCGGTGCTGAGCGGCAAGGGCGGATTGCTTTTTCTTGGGCCGGGTAATGTCAGGGCGGTCCAGCTTTACGGGATCGAGATGCCCCGGCGAAGCAAGGTAACGCCTTTCGGCGATATGCTCGTTCGGCAGAAGGGGTCAGACAGTGCAAGTTTTACACCGGAGTGGGTCAAGGGCGGGACGGGTGGATTTCTGGGCATAGGCGTGATATCGAGTCCGGACGAAAAGACCGACGAGTATGACATGGCCGAGGTCCAGGACTTTATCGGCAGAAAGGTCGTATTGACGACAGGTGATGGACAGTCAACGAAGACGCAGCTTGTAAAGTTCACTGTCGCGGATGTAGTATTCAGTGGCTTTCACTGGGCGGATAAGGATTTTGTGTACCTGCCGATGGAGCGGGTGCTGGATGAATTCTACCCCGACAGCGGCAAGGTTGCGGACATGGTGCAGATAAAGGTGGCCGAAGGCTATGACCCTGCCGCCACAGTCGCCCAGGTGCGATCAGTCTGGGAGCGGTTCGCTGATCAGGAACTGGGCTGGAGCCTGCCCAGGATCGCGGCGGTGCAGGTACAGACCGCACGGCAGAACTGGGCCCGGCTGATAAGCGAGTATCAGAAACAGCTCGGCATGCTGATGGTTATTTTCGGCGTCGTCAGCGGCGGCGTTGTACTGCTGATCGCGTGCATTTTCTATATGATCGTGATAACCAAACGCCGAGATATTGCAGTGGTCAAAAGCTGCGGCATGGGCGGTTTTTCGGTAGCGGGTCTATTCCTGTTTTTCGGCAGCATCGTCGGCGTGGTCGGAAGCGGCATCGGCATCGCGGCTGGTTACGTGATCACGAAGAACATCAACTCGATCGAAGCTGCGATCAGCTCCACCTTCGGGCTCAAGCTGTGGCAGAGCAGCACGTACATGTTCAGTACGATACCGGATGATATGAACTGGTCCGCGGCCGGCTGGGTGGTCATTGCGTCAGTGATCGCGAGCATGATCGGAGCGATAATCCCCGCAATCAGGGCGGCGACCTTGCGGCCCGTTAAAATACTGCGGTACGAGTGA